A single window of Osmia bicornis bicornis chromosome 14, iOsmBic2.1, whole genome shotgun sequence DNA harbors:
- the LOC114880347 gene encoding probable serine/threonine-protein kinase MARK-C: MIYQPNHQSPTMSSTRKTSPRPQRRNLQASSGKCANAKAKAKAKRVTDRTGNEERCRGRCRVQWSEKHVKEGLVLVQEAQLARVVKTGPITEHYEIDSKPFANGQWAKVYRCRSRSSGILYAAKFSSRSRFNADCSAELRHEIALLSLCSQSPRVVRLHDVYETPKEIILVMEYAPGGDLQTLIDGDLVPLEGDVVHFVRQLVEGLAYLHERNIAHLDIKPQNLVMMGSFPECEVKLCDFEISRVVLEGTEVREILGTPDYVAPEILHYEPITLAADMWSLGVTTYVLLTGFSPFGGETDQETFQNISLGEVDFPEELFGDISAQAKDFVAKLLVLDPSARMTAKQCLRHDWLRAAPTQASPHLRRYLSKSREVLLERVVGRENLRRAALLSQASSQANLSSDVQESNHRDQSLQDCLLSQSEMCLSHRLTGSRSSLEGSEDFPSPADSRTSLNSSRTNLSCASQSCLLNKEQTQGLLSRARSRSQANLNHGPSRGLLSRIRSLNRIQSQACLLNGNSSANSSSLQTRMIVNPVISKSREKLYGLRSLSKSQGMLDIYRSLECLRRRRKSYQRAKTEDMLPIFKRLGAEIDASNAYSIDDIPTLSETKKHFNEENIQVPKLEVSQPETFDCLQVATHTEILNVQSPSVTPVEEKIQNQMEVSTGQTFESEENLDSLKSIESDTLTEESDETSVNRETESNLIAGKRPCQRQHSDASSHSNNSATSDDKEDRSTESETEEPKYTVAQLVSAFNKHQEVASRTSLEAIMTEKRVNEVTFPTGTKALRLFIPDINISESKIVRRKTSYKPRKNWEELRKKSEKNEGILKNFVSDSANEDEDEDIDNREKSKIESNTSVNDEKKLDIEETKEMWEQQEDQWSMIIPPIEINGDSIFTEDSARNNVDTTIDEKYKRCVKGAKLNATETTIEKPQKTTATFTRQKERLPNYIYPEVTCHIKDDSQDTLKKTATTVSNGKSSPKVERTDKPKATTHTMECVNVNLKDILQRVDTFQSTPKENLENLRKRTSIAKIILNDNLSHDNQDTNEGGIRGTGSRARSEPPSSLPSKEEVNKIKLIVPPSFVRSSSLSSDSSCPTPSSVQSDVNVSWEDVQQTEKEDPSKVRRRNEIQRTSSEGRNKQCSEDKRLWGRVCTGSYSRAMEKFNKNNNEPNKKSIVQLNGLQQTEKTRRKSSPAMPQYINP; encoded by the exons CGGGCAATGGGCGAAAGTGTATCGGTGCAGGTCTCGATCGAGCGGGATCCTCTACGCGGCAAAGTTCTCCTCGAGAAGCAGATTCAACGCGGACTGCAGCGCCGAGCTGAGGCACGAAATCGCCCTTTTGTCTCTGTGCTCGCAATCGCCACGGGTCGTTCGATTGCACGACGTCTACGAGACGCCGAAGGAAATTATTCTGGTGATGGAATA CGCACCTGGAGGCGATCTACAGACGCTCATCGACGGTGATTTGGTGCCCCTCGAAGGTGACGTGGTACACTTTGTGAGGCAGCTAGTAGAAGGACTTGCCTACCTCCACGAGAGAAATATCGCCCATTTGGACATCAAG CCGCAGAATTTGGTGATGATGGGCAGTTTCCCAGAATGCGAGGTGAAACTATGCGACTTTGAGATCTCGAGAGTGGTCTTAGAGGGAACAGAGGTTCGAGAAATCCTCGGGACACCGGATTACGTGG CACCCGAAATCCTGCACTATGAGCCCATCACTTTGGCTGCCGACATGTG GTCGTTGGGCGTAACGACGTACGTGCTGTTAACCGGATTCTCTCCTTTCGGCGGCGAGACCGATCAAGAAACgtttcaaaatatttctttaggTGAGGTAGACTTTCCGGAGGAGCTATTTGGTGACATCTCGGCGCAGGCAAAGGATTTCGTCGCGAAGCTTCTGGTGCTAGACCCAAG CGCACGAATGACCGCGAAACAATGCCTGCGTCACGACTGGCTGCGTGCAGCACCTACACAAGCGTCGCCTCACCTGAGAAGATACCTGTCGAAATCGAGGGAAGTCCTTCTGGAACGAGTGGTCGGTCGGGAGAATCTTAGAAGAGCGGCGCTGTTGAGCCAGGCAAGCAGCCAAGCGAATCTCTCGAGCGACGTCCAAGAGTCGAATCATCGCGATCAAAGCTTGCAGGACTGTTTGCTGAGTCAAAGCGAGATGTGTCTGAGTCACCGTCTCACCGGAAGCCGATCTAGCCTCGAGGGTAGCGAAGATTTCCCGAGTCCGGCTGACTCGCGGACAAGCCTAAATTCATCCAGAACGAATTTAAGTTGCGCCAGCCAGAGCTGTTTGCTAAATAAAGAGCAAACACAAGGCTTGCTGAGTCGCGCACGAAGTCGTTCGCAGGCGAATCTGAATCACGGGCCTAGTCGAGGATTGCTGTCCAGAATACGAAGCCTGAATCGAATCCAATCCCAGGCGTGTTTGCTCAATGGAAATTCCTCGGCAAACTCGAGTTCGTTGCAAACGCGCATGATAGTAAATCCGGTAATTAGCAAATCACGCGAGAAACTTTACGGTCTAAGATCTTTGTCAAAATCCCAAGGGATGTTGGACATATACAGAAGCCTGGAATGCCtaagacgaagaagaaagagttACCAACGTGCCAAGACCGAGGACATGTTGCCCATCTTCAAACGATTGGGCGCTGAAATCGATGCTTCGAATGCTTACAGCATAGACGATATACCGACTCTAAGCGAAACTAAGAAACATTTTAACGAAGAAAACATACAGGTTCCAAAGTTGGAGGTGTCGCAGCCGGAAACTTTCGACTGTCTCCAAGTCGCTACCCATACCGAGATCTTAAACGTTCAATCGCCGTCCGTGACACCGGTAGAAGAGAAGATTCAAAATCAGATGGAAGTATCGACAGGCCAAACTTTCGAGTCTGAGGAGAATTTGGACTCGTTGAAATCAATCGAATCGGACACGCTGACCGAAGAGTCGGACGAAACGTCTGTGAATCGCGAAACGGAATCGAATTTGATAGCCGGCAAACGACCCTGTCAACGACAGCACTCGGACGCTTCGAGTCACTCGAACAATTCGGCAACTTCCGACGACAAAGAAGATCGCTCGACAGAGTCCGAAACCGAGGAACCAAAGTACACAGTAGCGCAGCTCGTCTCCGCGTTTAACAAACACCAGGAGGTCGCCTCGAGAACCAGCTTGGAAGCGATAATGACCGAGAAGAGGGTGAACGAAGTAACCTTCCCTACCGGAACAAAGGCGCTCAGGCTTTTTATACCAGACATCAATATCAGCGAGAGTAAAATCGTTAGACGGAAGACGAGTTACAAGCCGCGGAAGAACTGGGAAGAGCTGAGGAAAAAGAGTGAGAAAAACGAAGGGATCCTGAAGAACTTCGTCAGTGATTCAGCAaacgaagacgaagacgagGATATCGATAATCGGGAAAAGTCAAAAATCGAAAGCAACACTTCTGTGAacgatgaaaagaaattagaTATCGAGGAGACGAAGGAAATGTGGGAACAACAGGAAGATCAATGGTCAATGATCATTCCGCCGATCGAAATCAACGGCGATTCTATCTTCACAGAAGACTCGGCTCGTAACAATGTCGATACCACGATAGACGAGAAATACAAGCGTTGCGTGAAGGGTGCTAAGTTGAACGCAACGGAGACAACAATCGAAAAGCCTCAAAAGACGACCGCTACTTTCACTCGTCAAAAAGAAAGACTGCCAAATTATATATATCCCGAGGTAACGTGCCATATCAAAGACGATTCTCAGGACACGCTTAAAAAAACAGCTACGACAGTTTCGAACGGAAAATCGAGCCCAAAAGTAGAAAGAACAGATAAACCGAAAGCAACAACCCATACTATGGAATGTGTCAACGTAAACTTGAAAGATATCCTTCAGAGGGTGGACACGTTTCAAAGTACGCCGaaagaaaatttggaaaatttaagGAAAAGAACATCGATTGCCAAAATAATTCTAAACGACAATTTGTCTCACGATAATCAGGATACGAACGAGGGTGGAATTCGAGGAACGGGTAGTCGTGCTAGAAGCGAGCCACCTTCGAGCTTACCTTCGAAAGAGgaagttaataaaataaaattgattgtACCACCCTCTTTCGTAAGATCTTCTTCTTTGTCCAGCGACAGTAGCTGTCCGACACCTTCCAGCGTGCAATCGGACGTGAACGTCTCCTGGGAGGACGTCCAGCAGACGGAAAAAGAGGATCCCAGCAAAGttcgaagaagaaacgaaattcAGAGAACTTCGAGCGAAGGAAGAAACAAACAGTGCTCGGAAGACAAGAGACTCTGGGGTAGAGTCTGTACAGGATCTTACAGCAGAGCCATGGAGAAATTTAACAAGAACAACAATGAGCCGAACAAAAAATCTATTGTTCAGCTAAATGGACTGCAACAAACCGAGAAAACCAGAAGGAAAAGCAGCCCCGCGATGCCTCAATATATCAACCCGTAA